A stretch of Henckelia pumila isolate YLH828 chromosome 4, ASM3356847v2, whole genome shotgun sequence DNA encodes these proteins:
- the LOC140863210 gene encoding exocyst complex component EXO70E2, whose translation MGDSEVGTIPVMETEEDFIAAVQQILKAVELRKDWTDEARRILANLGSQLCNISRIHEIEDEELKEDEAGLNDLEQQLDGIQDRIMNWEKEQSMIWDCGPEEAYEYLKAVDEVRKLIEMSEDKSLNNSSDDLAFLRRAHDILQTAMARLEEEFKILLVQNRQPFEPEYMSFRSNEEDIIDAVSVISSGDDSVDDLVQRESMGRPSEDYIIELVHPDVIQDLKSIAHVMYDSDYGRECSQAFINVQKDALDECLSILEVEKFSIEDVLKMEWNGLNSKIRRWIRAMKIFVRVYLASEKLLTDQIFGELESVSSVCFAESAKTAILQLLNFGEAIAIGPHQPEKLMRVLDMYEVLADLIPEIASLYSDEAGSCVRTECEYVLQRLGGCAKATFIEFEKAVATNPSTNAFPGGVVHPLTRYVLNYIKTLTDYSKTLDVILQDGEKEDPVSFSPDSSPVSEEEKNVNETSYPSPMVAYFRSLISNLESNLDEKSKLYRDEALRHLFLTNNIHYITKKVKESELRTVLGDDWIRRHNWRFQQHAMNYERATWSSILTLLRDDGIQHPGSHSVSRTILKEKLQSFYLAFEEVYKNQTGWSVRDIQLRDDLQISSLKVIQAYRTFVGRHINHISEKHIKYTADDLQDCLLDLFEGSQKSLHGGHKKLS comes from the coding sequence ATGGGGGATAGTGAAGTAGGTACGATACCCGTGATGGAAACAGAAGAAGACTTTATTGCTGCAGTACAGCAAATCTTGAAAGCAGTAGAATTAAGGAAGGATTGGACCGACGAAGCTAGGAGAATCTTGGCAAATTTAGGCTCCCAGTTGTGTAATATAAGTAGAATCCATGAAATCGAAGATGAAGAATTGAAGGAGGATGAGGCCGGTCTTAATGACCTTGAGCAGCAGCTCGATGGGATTCAAGATAGAATTATGAATTGGGAGAAGGAGCAATCTATGATATGGGATTGTGGACCTGAAGAAGCTTATGAGTATTTGAAAGCTGTTGATGAAGTTCGAAAGTTGATTGAGATGTCGGAGGATAAGAGTTTAAATAACAGCAGCGACGACTTGGCTTTTCTGCGTAGGGCTCATGATATTCTTCAGACAGCAATGGCTAGGCTAGAAGAAGAGTTCAAGATCTTACTGGTTCAAAATAGGCAGCCTTTCGAGCCGGAGTATATGTCTTTTCGTTCTAATGAGGAGGATATTATCGATGCAGTCTCCGTTATTTCGTCTGGGGATGATTCAGTTGATGATTTAGTCCAAAGAGAGAGCATGGGTCGCCCCTCGGAAGATTACATCATTGAACTGGTGCATCCGGATGTGATTCAGGACCTAAAAAGTATAGCTCATGTGATGTATGACTCGGACTATGGAAGGGAATGCTCACAAGCGTTTATTAATGTTCAAAAAGATGCTCTGGACGAATGCCTTTCAATCCTTGAAGTGGAGAAATTCAGCATCGAAGATGTGCTGAAAATGGAGTGGAATGGATTGAACTCGAAAATCAGGAGATGGATCCGAGCCATGAAGATCTTTGTGCGGGTTTATCTCGCCAGTGAAAAGTTACTGACTGATCAGATTTTTGGAGAGCTCGAATCTGTTAGTTCCGTTTGCTTTGCCGAGTCAGCTAAAACTGCCATCCTGCAGCTTCTGAATTTTGGTGAAGCCATAGCCATCGGGCCCCATCAACCTGAAAAGTTGATGCGGGTTCTTGATATGTACGAGGTTCTTGCGGATCTCATTCCAGAGATTGCATCCTTGTACTCTGATGAAGCTGGATCATGTGTCAGAACCGAATGCGAATATGTCCTGCAGAGATTGGGGGGTTGTGCAAAGGCAACCTTTATCGAATTTGAGAAAGCCGTCGCCACAAATCCATCAACTAACGCCTTTCCTGGCGGTGTAGTTCACCCTCTTACCAGATATGTGTTGAATTACATCAAGACTCTTACAGATTACAGCAAGACACTCGATGTCATATTGCAGGACGGAGAAAAAGAGGATCCTGTCTCATTTTCGCCTGACTCGAGCCCAGTTAGCGAGGAGGAGAAGAATGTCAATGAAACCTCCTACCCTTCTCCAATGGTCGCATATTTCAGGTCCCTCATCTCGAATCTTGAATCCAACCTCGACGAAAAATCCAAGTTATACAGAGACGAGGCACTGCGACACCTTTTCTTGACGAATAACATACACTATATCACCAAGAAGGTCAAGgaatccgaactcaggacagtCCTAGGCGACGACTGGATTCGAAGGCATAACTGGAGATTCCAACAGCACGCGATGAACTACGAGAGAGCTACTTGGAGCTCGATCCTCACCTTGTTAAGAGATGACGGGATCCAACATCCTGGTTCGCACTCTGTTTCGAGGACCATTCTTAAGGAGAAGCTGCAGAGCTTTTATCTCGCCTTTGAGGAGGTTTACAAGAACCAAACAGGGTGGTCTGTCCGGGATATCCAGCTGAGAGACGATCTGCAAATCTCGTCCCTCAAAGTAATCCAGGCTTATCG
- the LOC140867748 gene encoding uncharacterized protein, protein MEKVPQTPPKSPAKDTIASDQNTPPPLNQTTSPKSPSPICSGRKTGTPERLKVPKAFKYPERYTSPTDQMISPVTRGILARSKMGRKLLPPSTNQPKIEAVKWKRVDSSLKSVDFD, encoded by the exons atggaAAAAGTACCCCAAACCCCTCCTAAATCCCCCGCAAAAGACACGATCGCTTCTGATCAAAATACTCCTCCCCCTTTGAACCAAACCACAAGTCCGAAATCTCCAAGTCCCATCTGTAGTGGCCGCAAAACCGGCACGCCGGAGCGGCTGAAAGTCCCCAAGGCATTCAAATACCCGGAAAG GTACACAAGTCCTACAGATCAGATGATCTCACCAGTTACAAGAGGGATTCTTGCTAGAAGTAAAATGGGCCGGAAGCTCTTGCCACCTTCTACGAATCAGCCTAAG ATTGAAGCAGTGAAATGGAAACGGGTCGATTCCAGCTTGAAAAGTGTTGATTTTGATTAg
- the LOC140861290 gene encoding serine carboxypeptidase-like 25, which produces MATKSETNSALISIIASVFIFLALVSVTNASASHEEEADRILALPGQPEVSFHQFSGYVTVSEAAGRALFYWLTEAVHQPSSKPLVIWLNGGPGCSSVAYGASEEIGPFRINKEASGLYLNKYSWNKFANLLFLETPAGVGFSYSNMSSDLFDTGDRRTAEDSLQFLIRWMDRFPRYKNRPIYLTGESYAGHYVPQLAREIVHYNTKTKHKINLKGFMVGNAVTDNYYDNLGTVNYWWSHAMISDKTYHQLMNTCDFRRQKESNQCESVYYYAMDQEFGSIDQYNIYAPPCNKSDATATATATGPTRRDMHLPHRPHSIFRKLRGYDPCTEQYAEIYYNRPDVQKALHANTTGRIPYKWTACSETLNRNWNESDNSILPIYRELIAAGLRIWVFSGDVDAVVPVTATRYSLAQLKLDTTVPWYPWYVDKQVGGWSEVYKGLTFATVRGAGHEVPLFKPKAALELLRSFLRGEPLPKS; this is translated from the exons ATGGCGAcaaaatcagaaacaaattcTGCTCTAATTTCCATTATAGCTTCAGTATTCATTTTTCTCGCACTAGTAAGTGTAACAAATGCTTCCGCCAGTCACGAAGAAGAAGCTGACCGGATTTTAGCTCTGCCCGGCCAGCCTGAGGTCTCATTTCACCAGTTCTCCGGCTATGTTACGGTCAGCGAAGCGGCGGGCAGAGCCCTCTTCTATTGGCTTACGGAGGCTGTTCATCAACCCTCGTCAAAACCTCTTGTTATTTGGCTCAATGGAg gtccgGGTTGCTCTTCTGTGGCATATGGTGCGTCGGAAGAAATAGGGCCATTCAGGATTAACAAAGAGGCCTCAGGCTTATATCTCAACAAATATTCATGGAACAAGTTTGCCAACTTACTTTTCCTCGAAACTCCGGCGGGGGTCGGCTTTTCTTACAGCAATATGTCGTCGGACCTCTTCGACACCGGAGATCGTCGTACCG CTGAGGACTCGTTGCAATTTCTCATCCGATGGATGGATCGTTTCCCAAGATACAAAAACCGGCCGATTTACCTGACGGGAGAGAGTTACGCGGGGCATTACGTACCCCAATTGGCCAGAGAGATCGTCCATTATAATACCAAAACCAAGCACAAGATAAATCTCAAGGGCTTTATG GTGGGGAATGCGGTGACAGATAACTACTATGACAACTTGGGGACGGTGAATTACTGGTGGAGCCACGCCATGATCTCCGACAAGACCTACCACCAACTGATGAACACTTGCGATTTCCGGCGACAGAAGGAATCGAACCAGTGCGAATCCGTCTACTACTACGCCATGGATCAAGAATTCGGCAGCATTGATCAATACAACATTTACGCGCCGCCTTGCAACAAATCCGACGCCACCGCCACCGCCACCGCCACCGGACCAACTCGACGCGACATGCATTTGCCCCATCGACCTCACTCG ATATTTAGAAAGCTTAGGGGATATGATCCTTGTACGGAACAATATGCTGAGATCTACTACAATAGACCGGACGTGCAAAAGGCTCTCCATGCTAACACAACCGGTCGGATCCCATACAAATGGACCGCTTGCAG TGAGACGTTGAATCGCAATTGGAACGAGTCGGACAACTCAATTCTTCCCATATACCGCGAATTAATCGCAGCCGGATTGAGAATATGGGTATTTAG CGGGGATGTGGACGCAGTAGTGCCCGTGACAGCCACAAGATATTCTCTAGCACAACTCAAATTAGACACCACAGTCCCTTGGTACCCTTGGTATGTCGACAAACAG GTTGGAGGATGGAGCGAGGTGTACAAAGGGTTGACATTTGCAACAGTGAGAGGGGCTGGGCACGAAGTACCTCTGTTCAAGCCCAAAGCTGCACTTGAGCTGCTCAGATCGTTTCTACGTGGGGAGCCCCTACCCAAGTCATGA